A DNA window from Mastomys coucha isolate ucsf_1 unplaced genomic scaffold, UCSF_Mcou_1 pScaffold21, whole genome shotgun sequence contains the following coding sequences:
- the CUNH10orf82 gene encoding uncharacterized protein C10orf82 homolog isoform X2, with amino-acid sequence MESPKTFMRELPITPGYCGFIPWLSCQESSSEDRMNPCVKAFQERTQRYKEEQQGLNRSVANIRPLKPICSEDTVLWVLHDYAKKYHPLTLECKNEKKPLHEPPIPGWAGFLPRARVTEFGYATRYTIMAKKCYEDFLNLVEEAKRAQRKPYEPTYDVRAAQPLNRSSDILQLQGLPRLYPESSGPDQTLPSEDPQAPRPCGCAQWSSLSCSRNVYGDPPSLAKKFA; translated from the exons ATGGAGTCTCCTAAGACCTTCATGAGAGAGCTGCCCATCACGCCAGGATACTGTG GCTTCATACCATGGCTCAGTTGCCAGGAAAGCTCCAGCGAGGACCGCATGAATCCCTGTGTGAAAGCGTTCCAGGAGAGAACGCAAAGATACAAGGAGGAGCAGCAGGGACTAAACCGCTCTGTGGCCAACATTCGGCCCCTGAAGCCCATCTGTTCGGAGGACACGGTCCTGTGGGTGTTGCATGACTATGCCAAGAAGTACCACCCCCTGACTCTGG AATGCAAAAATGAGAAGAAACCGCTGCACGAGCCCCCTATCCCTGGCTGGGCAGGCTTCCTGCCCAGAGCCAGGGTCACTGAATTTGGCTATGCCACAAGGTATACCATCATGGCCAAAAAGTGCTACGAGGACTTTCTGAATTTGGTGGAGGAAGCCAAGAGGGCTCAACGGAAGCCGTATGAGCC aaCATACGATGTGAGGGCTGCCCAGCCTCTTAACCGTTCTTCAGACATCTTGCAGCTTCAAGGTCTCCCACGCTTATACCCAGAATCCTCTGGGCCAG ATCAAACACTTCCAAGTGAGGACCCTCAAGCTCCCAGGCCCTGTGGCTGTGCTCAGTGGTCCAGTCTGTCATGCAGCAGGAATGTGTATGGGGATCCACCATCCTTGGCAAAGAAATTTGCCTAG
- the CUNH10orf82 gene encoding uncharacterized protein C10orf82 homolog isoform X1: protein MESKMESPKTFMRELPITPGYCGFIPWLSCQESSSEDRMNPCVKAFQERTQRYKEEQQGLNRSVANIRPLKPICSEDTVLWVLHDYAKKYHPLTLECKNEKKPLHEPPIPGWAGFLPRARVTEFGYATRYTIMAKKCYEDFLNLVEEAKRAQRKPYEPTYDVRAAQPLNRSSDILQLQGLPRLYPESSGPDQTLPSEDPQAPRPCGCAQWSSLSCSRNVYGDPPSLAKKFA, encoded by the exons ATGGAG AGTAAGATGGAGTCTCCTAAGACCTTCATGAGAGAGCTGCCCATCACGCCAGGATACTGTG GCTTCATACCATGGCTCAGTTGCCAGGAAAGCTCCAGCGAGGACCGCATGAATCCCTGTGTGAAAGCGTTCCAGGAGAGAACGCAAAGATACAAGGAGGAGCAGCAGGGACTAAACCGCTCTGTGGCCAACATTCGGCCCCTGAAGCCCATCTGTTCGGAGGACACGGTCCTGTGGGTGTTGCATGACTATGCCAAGAAGTACCACCCCCTGACTCTGG AATGCAAAAATGAGAAGAAACCGCTGCACGAGCCCCCTATCCCTGGCTGGGCAGGCTTCCTGCCCAGAGCCAGGGTCACTGAATTTGGCTATGCCACAAGGTATACCATCATGGCCAAAAAGTGCTACGAGGACTTTCTGAATTTGGTGGAGGAAGCCAAGAGGGCTCAACGGAAGCCGTATGAGCC aaCATACGATGTGAGGGCTGCCCAGCCTCTTAACCGTTCTTCAGACATCTTGCAGCTTCAAGGTCTCCCACGCTTATACCCAGAATCCTCTGGGCCAG ATCAAACACTTCCAAGTGAGGACCCTCAAGCTCCCAGGCCCTGTGGCTGTGCTCAGTGGTCCAGTCTGTCATGCAGCAGGAATGTGTATGGGGATCCACCATCCTTGGCAAAGAAATTTGCCTAG